The Mycolicibacterium boenickei genome has a segment encoding these proteins:
- a CDS encoding TetR/AcrR family transcriptional regulator: MPIQPRKRRRAPRGSGELLRDQILDATTELLLETGHAKAVSIRSVAERVGVTPPSIYLHFADKDALLDAVCSRYFEKLDEEMQRAAADHGSTIEVLRAQGHAYVNFARRTPELYRLATMGEGRPGSDVDVTLNSSAFQHMRAAIEALIAEGVYPSGDATMLALELWTAAHGVAAILISKPYLPWGDVQEFTDRVLRAVCTGQIVSGIIGTDLEPAETIARLKGFASEYADGGAL; the protein is encoded by the coding sequence ATGCCGATCCAACCCCGTAAACGACGCCGAGCGCCGCGCGGCTCCGGGGAGCTGCTCCGTGATCAGATCCTCGATGCCACAACCGAATTGCTGTTGGAAACCGGTCACGCCAAGGCGGTGTCGATCCGGTCGGTGGCCGAGCGGGTCGGGGTCACCCCGCCGTCGATCTACCTGCATTTCGCCGACAAGGACGCGTTGCTGGATGCGGTGTGCTCGCGGTACTTCGAGAAGCTCGACGAGGAGATGCAGCGGGCGGCCGCCGATCACGGCTCGACCATCGAGGTGTTGCGGGCCCAGGGCCACGCATACGTGAACTTCGCCAGGCGCACGCCGGAGCTGTACCGGCTGGCGACGATGGGGGAGGGCAGGCCCGGCAGCGACGTCGACGTGACCCTCAACAGCTCGGCGTTCCAGCACATGCGTGCTGCCATCGAAGCGCTGATCGCCGAGGGGGTGTACCCGTCCGGCGACGCCACGATGCTGGCGCTCGAATTGTGGACCGCCGCACACGGGGTGGCCGCCATTCTGATCTCCAAACCGTATCTGCCGTGGGGAGATGTCCAGGAGTTCACCGACCGTGTGCTGCGGGCGGTGTGCACGGGCCAGATCGTCTCGGGGATCATCGGAACCGACCTCGAGCCCGCCGAGACCATCGCCCGGTTGAAGGGATTCGCCAGTGAGTACGCCGACGGAGGAGCACTGTGA
- a CDS encoding MMPL family transporter, whose translation MLHRIAHLAIAAPRRVLAVAALVMVAAGVFGIPVAKSLSAGGFQDPTSESAQATQLLSDKFARGDMQLVISVTDDNAGADSPAARAVGADIAAKLKASPYVTEVSSTWTVPAPAAATLVSKDGKTGLILAGITGGESGAQKHAKELTDQLVHDRDGVTVRAGGEAMIYVQINGQSEKDLLMMESIAIPLSFLVLVWVFGGLLAAALPLAVGGFAILGSLAVLRGFTMVTDVSIFALNLTVAMGLALAIDYTLLIVSRYRDELADGVDPDRALVRTMVTAGRTVLFSAMTVALSMVAMVLFPMYFLKSFAYAGIAVVALAAFAAIVVAPAAIALLGDRLDAYDVRRFIRRILGRPEPVAKPVEQTFWYRTTKRVMRRSVPVGLAVIALLLMLGAPFLGIKWGFPDDRVLPSSASAREVGDELRNDFAVDSSTAVTVVLPDVAGLPPAEIDRYASDLSRAAAEVSVSAPGGTFVDGRRVGPPTSGTGIADGSAYLTVGSNVPLFSDASEAQLDALHAVPAPTETKFTGIAQVNRDSSQAITSRLPMVLGIIAAITFVLLFLLTGSVILPLKALVLNVLSLSAAFGALVWIFQDGHLGALGTTSTGTLVANLPVLLFCIAFGLSMDYEVFLVSRIREYWLESGQTRQDNDESVALGLARTGRVVTAAALLMSISFAALIAAQVAFMRMFGLGLTIAVLVDATLVRMLLVPAFMHLMGQWNWWAPAPLARLHKRFGISESGPAEADPSEPGDIPPGGDKRERAGAGVTDV comes from the coding sequence GTGCTCCATCGAATCGCCCATCTGGCCATCGCCGCACCGCGACGTGTCCTCGCCGTTGCCGCGCTGGTCATGGTGGCCGCGGGCGTCTTCGGCATTCCGGTGGCCAAGAGCCTTTCGGCCGGCGGTTTCCAGGATCCGACGTCGGAATCCGCGCAGGCCACCCAGCTGCTCTCGGACAAGTTCGCCCGCGGTGACATGCAGCTGGTCATCAGCGTGACCGACGACAACGCCGGAGCCGACAGTCCAGCCGCCCGGGCGGTGGGCGCCGACATCGCCGCCAAACTCAAAGCGTCGCCGTATGTGACCGAGGTCAGCTCGACGTGGACCGTGCCCGCACCCGCGGCGGCCACGCTGGTCAGCAAGGACGGCAAGACCGGGCTCATCCTGGCCGGCATCACCGGCGGGGAGAGCGGCGCGCAGAAACACGCCAAGGAGCTCACCGACCAGCTGGTGCACGACCGCGACGGCGTGACCGTGCGAGCGGGCGGCGAAGCGATGATCTATGTGCAGATCAACGGGCAGAGCGAAAAAGATCTCCTGATGATGGAGTCCATCGCGATCCCGCTGAGCTTCCTCGTGCTGGTGTGGGTGTTCGGCGGGCTGCTCGCCGCCGCGTTGCCGCTGGCGGTCGGAGGATTCGCGATTCTCGGGTCCCTGGCAGTGCTGCGGGGGTTCACGATGGTCACCGACGTCTCGATCTTCGCCCTCAATCTCACCGTCGCGATGGGGCTGGCACTGGCCATCGACTACACGCTGTTGATCGTCAGCCGCTACCGCGACGAATTGGCCGACGGCGTCGACCCGGACCGGGCACTGGTGCGCACCATGGTCACCGCCGGACGCACCGTGCTGTTCTCCGCGATGACAGTGGCGCTGTCGATGGTCGCGATGGTGCTGTTCCCGATGTACTTCCTCAAGTCGTTCGCCTACGCGGGGATCGCGGTGGTGGCGCTGGCGGCATTCGCGGCGATCGTGGTGGCCCCGGCCGCCATCGCGTTGCTCGGTGATCGTCTGGACGCGTACGACGTACGCCGCTTCATCCGCAGAATCCTGGGTCGGCCTGAGCCCGTGGCCAAGCCCGTCGAGCAGACCTTCTGGTACCGCACGACCAAGCGGGTCATGCGTCGCTCGGTCCCGGTCGGGCTCGCGGTGATCGCGCTGCTGCTGATGCTGGGCGCACCCTTCCTCGGGATCAAGTGGGGCTTCCCCGACGACCGCGTGCTGCCCTCATCGGCATCGGCCCGCGAGGTCGGCGACGAGCTGCGCAACGATTTCGCCGTCGACTCCTCGACCGCCGTCACCGTGGTACTTCCCGACGTCGCCGGCCTACCGCCCGCCGAGATCGACCGCTACGCAAGCGATCTCTCGCGTGCAGCTGCTGAGGTTTCGGTTTCCGCACCAGGAGGTACGTTTGTCGACGGTCGCCGGGTCGGCCCGCCGACCTCGGGAACCGGAATCGCCGACGGCAGCGCGTATCTGACGGTCGGCAGCAACGTGCCGTTGTTCAGCGACGCCTCCGAGGCCCAGCTCGACGCACTGCACGCGGTGCCCGCGCCGACCGAGACGAAGTTCACCGGCATCGCGCAGGTCAACCGGGACAGCTCGCAGGCGATCACCTCACGGCTACCGATGGTGCTCGGCATCATCGCCGCGATCACGTTCGTGCTGCTGTTCCTGCTCACCGGCAGCGTGATACTTCCGCTGAAAGCCTTGGTGCTCAACGTGTTGTCGCTCTCGGCGGCGTTCGGCGCACTCGTGTGGATCTTCCAGGACGGCCATCTCGGTGCGCTGGGCACCACGTCGACGGGCACCCTGGTCGCCAACCTGCCGGTGTTGTTGTTCTGCATCGCGTTCGGGTTGTCCATGGACTACGAGGTGTTCCTGGTCTCGCGCATTCGCGAGTACTGGCTCGAATCCGGCCAGACCCGCCAAGATAACGACGAGAGCGTGGCGCTCGGTCTGGCCCGCACCGGCCGGGTGGTGACGGCCGCCGCGTTGCTGATGTCGATCTCGTTCGCGGCGCTGATCGCCGCGCAGGTGGCCTTCATGCGGATGTTCGGCCTCGGCCTGACCATCGCGGTGCTGGTCGACGCGACGTTGGTGCGAATGTTGTTGGTGCCGGCGTTCATGCATCTGATGGGGCAGTGGAACTGGTGGGCGCCCGCACCACTGGCCCGTCTGCACAAGCGATTCGGGATCAGTGAGTCAGGGCCGGCCGAAGCGGACCCTAGCGAGCCCGGCGACATTCCACCGGGCGGCGACAAGCGGGAACGGGCCGGCGCCGGAGTGACGGACGTTTAG